The Aneurinibacillus uraniidurans genome segment CGACGGAGCTACTACGGTAAAAAAGTCACGCGTAATGCCAATCTGACCATTTAATGCTTTTTTTAGTTCCTTGTTCTTCATAAGCTCCTGCACGCGAATCTCAGGAATGGATGCCCCTGCGTTCACAACCGGTTTACCCGCCAGCTCACCCTTCGGCGTTACGATGACCATGCGTGTGTCATACACATCTACAAGCTCGCGCGCAATCGCAATCACGCGGTCATGATCTTCATACCCGTGAATGACATCTGCCATATTTCGTGCCATCATCTTCAAGTCTTCCGTGCGCTGCTTCTCATAGAAGCTATCGAGCGACTGCATCAAGGTTAGGCTGAGCGCAGTAAGCACAACAGCAACAAGTCCGATGATGGTCAGCCATAGTTTAAAAACAATCTGATTGTAAATCACTTATTTCGGCACCTCAAGCTTGTAACCGATTCCCCATACGGTCGCAATCATATTGGCCGCTACAGGAGAAATGCGGTTCAGCTTCTCACGCAGACGCTTAATATGCGTATCAACTGTACGTAAATCACCAAAAAATTCATAATGCCATACATCTTTCAGCAAATCTTCCCGCGAAAACACTCGATCCGGGTTGCGTGCCAAATAGTACAGAAGTTCATATTCCTTCGGTGTGAGGCTAACTTCTTCTCCTGAAACAAGTACGCGGTGCGCATCATGGTCAATCGAGAGCTCCGGGAAGACTAACACATTGTTCGAGCTATTCGGTGTTGTCAGGAAAGCCGTGGCAGAAGAACGCCGCAGCAGCGCCTTCACACGATAGACCACTTCACGTGGGCTAAACGGCTTGACGACATAGTCATCTGCTCCTGATTCAAATCCTTGTACCCGATTTGCTTCTTCCCCTTTTGCTGTCAGCATAATGACCGGAGTCGCCTTCTGCTCGCGCAGACGCAAGCATACTTCGATACCGTCAATACCCGGCAGCATCAGATCAAGCAAAATCACATCGTAGTCATTTGTCAGTGCCATATTAAGAGCGGTTTCCCCGTCTTCTGCTTCTTCAATTACAAAATTCTCCCGTTCTAAATACATGCGAAGCAGGCGGCGGATTCGTTCTTCATCGTCCACCACGAGAACTTTCGCTTGCTGTTCCATATATTCTCACCTCTGTTAACAATTTCGCCATTTTTTATTTTACACTATTATGCGCCTGATGCGGGCGAATCGTACAAAATTATATGAAATTCTTACGTATGAAAACAAGCATTTGTTTTACCTTATAGACATAGACACGTATTTTATTGTCAAAGGAGGATTCTCATGAAGAATCGATCAACAAAACCATCAAGCCAGAGTGTGCATAAACAAATCGAACAAGCGCATCAAAGCAGCGTCATCGACACCGGCTCAACTGCCGCAGGAAAAAATCGCTCCATTCCTGTTCAGCGCATAGAAGACAAAAGCCCGGACGATCTCGAATAGTATTGCACAAAGCTTGGTGGAGGAGCGGAGAAGAAGTCGCTTTGTCACTTTGTTACGCTTGCAGAGAAGCAAGTGTGTCCGCTCCAGGTGACAGGCGAACTTGCCCACAAAAGAAGTTCAATGATGCACATACACAGAAGCATTGTGGGCAAAACCCAGTTCGCCTGCCACCCTCCGCTAAGCGGTCGCGTAAAGTCGTTCCACAGCGACTTCTTCTCCGCTCCTACCCAAGTTTGGCAGACAAATTGTCAAGCATAATTATGATGTTGAGCTTCTCTATGTAGTATATTGTTTTTTATTTTTGTAAACCGAAATATTGTTGGGGAGGGGGAGAAGGGACGAGCAAGAGAACGCCTGTACGCGCCTACTCAGCGGAGGGAGACTGGCGAACGGGCCTTTGCCCGCAATCCTTCAGTGAATCAACATCACAGGCTTTCTTTGCGGGCGAGTTCGCCGGGCTCCCACAGCGAACAGTCTATACTTCCCCGCAAGCGTACCGAAGCGAACGGCTCATCCCTTCTCCCACTCCCCACCACCAACTTTCGATTCTACACCAAACAAAAAAAGAGGCCGTCCTATTCACAGAACAGCCCCATCCCTTATGCATACGCATGCAACCCCGACATCACCAGATTGACAAATATCAGATTAAACATCACAACAATAAAGCCGAGCACCGCCATCCAGGCAGACCGCTCTCCCTGCCAGCCGCGCGACAGGCGCAAATGCAAATATGCGCTGTAGAACAACCACGTAATAAGCGCCCATACCTCTTTCGGGTCCCAGCCCCAGAAGCGCCCCCACGCGTCCTGCGCCCAGATCATCGCAAAAATGAGCGCGCCAAGCGTAAAGATCGGAAATCCAATCGCAATCGCTCGGTAGCTAATCTCGTCTACTAGATCAGCATCAATCTCTTGTACCCAGCGGCTCATCGGCTGAGCTAATCGCGTTCGCAAGACAAGAAGAAGCAGCACATACAGAATCGTCCCGCCACCTAATGACCAGATAACCGAGTTAAACTTGCGTGCCGCCTGATCTCCGTGCATAAAGCCCGGTGCTGCAAACAGCGGCTTCATCTTGCCTTCCGTCAGCAGCGTACCGTCTTTCGGACCGACAATCGCTGGCATGTCATATTTCATCTCTACATTTACAATCTGACCTTTTATATCCGCAGGCGCTTTAAACACCGCTTCATAGCCTGTTACACGGAAATATGTAGCCAACGCCACGAAGCAGACTGCTGTAAGCATGCACCACATCACAAATTCCAGCCAGTAAGCAGAACTTGGATTATCCTCCGCATTAACAGTACGAAGCAGATAAATAAGCCCGGCGGCGAATCCGATGGCAAATGCTCCTTCTCCAAGAGCGGCCGTCGATACGTGAATTTGCAGCCAATAGCTCTGCAATGCGGGAATAAGCGGCGTCACTTCGCTCGGAAAAACGGAAGCATAGGCAATCAGAAGCACCGCAACAGGCATCACAAACATCCCAATCAGCGGCAGGCGATAAAGCAAGTAAATCCCAAGAAACGCCACGACCATCGCATAACCGAGGAACTGCGTAAACTCAAACATATTACTCGTTGGAATATGTCCACCGATGTACCAGCGCAACCCGATAAAACTCGTATGCGCTACAAACCCAAGAACGGCAGCCATATAACCGAGCCGCCCAAAACGCTGCCTATGCACCTTCGGATCACGGTTGCTAAAGCGTTGTCCTGTCACCGCTACAAAGAACAAAACGGTCGAACTACAATACAACGTAAACGCAATGGTCAGCATCGTATCGCTGATCCAAATGAGATTGCTCACGATTTTTTCTCTCCCTTCTCTAGCTGCGCAGCTGAAACGGTAAATCCTGCTGTATCGAGAACTTTTACGATCTCCTGTTTTATACCGAACCAGTTTTTGTTCGTATGGGCGGCAATCAACAATCGGCCATCCACCACTTCAAGCCAGATCCTGCGGTGCTGCCAATAAAAGCCCATCACAAGCCCGACCATACACACGCACGCCCCGAAGAAAATAACCGGCAAGCTTTTATCAACACGCACCATCAGACCTGTCATATCTACAAGGTCTGGCTTAGCAAATTCATACGTAACAACAGGCGGTTTGTTGTCAGCGGTCAATGTACTTCCAAGGAAAATCCACTGCTTCTCCCCGCTTGGGGTTTTAGGTGAAATCGTGTTAATCACAAATGCCGGATTGTTCGGACTTGTCGTTTTCGTGATCGGCTGCTTATTTTTATCCAGAGCAAAGTCAGGGAAATACTTCAGCACTTGCACTTTCACATGATCGCTGACACGAATTTCGGATTGTGGTTTGTATAAATCAAGCCGTACCGTGCCAAGCGAAGCGTGCGTTGCTGTATCCACCAGCTTCATATTCAGTGCTTCCAGCTGATTTTCCTGTTCACTCGATTGGTATAATAATAATCCGTCCTGTTCGAGTGGATGGTTGACGCGAATTTCCGCTTTTTTCACTTCTTTCAGCTTAGGCGCAGCTCCCGCAACCCCTGCATTTTCATTCTCGTATAGAACGGCTGCTGTTTTGTATTCCTTGACGACCTTCCCATTTATGTCCAGCTTCTCCGGGAATTCATTGTCCTGATAATACACTTTGTCAAATCGTTCATTCTTCACATAATACTTCGTCTCGGGAACCGGCTCCGTCTGCCCTTCTCGCACCCAGACGAATTGGTTAAGGTAGAAACCAGGGATAAGACGCATCAAGCAACCAACGAGAAACAAAATCAATCCGATATGATTAATGTACGGCCCCCAGCGGCTAAAGCGTCCCCGCTCACCTAACAAAGCGTTGTCTTCCTCCCGCACATTATAGCGCCGTTTACTAAGGCCTTGCTTAAGGGCATCTAGTACTTCCTGCGAGTCCCGCTCCCCGATACTGATTTCTGCGCTCACTTTTTGGATAGCTAGAAACTTGTGATCACGCTTAACACGCTGTGCCTTTAACGCACGGTACAGCGGTTGGACTCGGTCAAGACTGCATACGACAAGTGAGATACCGATGCCAAGCAAAAGCGCAATAAACCACCAGGATGAATATAAATGATGCAAGCCCAAACGATAATAGATCAATCCGAGTGTCCCGTATGCCTCTTCGTAAAATACGTCAGCAGGCTTTGGGACCGGTATGTATTGTTCCTGCGGAAAAATCGTCCCGATCGCGGATGCAATAAGCGTAAGCACAATCATAATGATCGCATTGCGCACAGACGAGAAGAAACGCCAGATGCGACCCGCGATCGTTTGACTCGATGCTTGTGACCGCCGTAGCGCACCTTCATAGCGCATATCCGCTATCTGTCCTTCCACGTCTTCACGGGGCGCACCACATGACTCGCACAGCGCAGTACCAGGTGGATTGGCATGTCCGCACGCGCATTTTACTTCCTCTATCATGTATTCACCTCTTTATGCTGCCACTTAACTTATGTATACAATGCATAAATATTTATTTACATTTGTATTTATTCGTTGTAGAATAAATCTTACTTAATTGTAAGTCCCCGGCCCTTTTGCCCGGGATGTAAAGGAGTGTACGTACTGATGATTCCGACAGATATGCAGTGGAATGCTCTGCTGCAGCGTCATGCAACGGTTACGGTTACGCTTGATGACCGTAAAATAACAGGCGATCTGTATAATGTAACTGACGAACAAGTTATTCTGATTGTTCAGGATAAAGACGGCCTGTTTGAAGTACTCAACCGTGCAGACGTGCGCGACATGTCATGGTAATCGACATGTCCGATGCATAAATATGTTATATGGCGACGCTTCTACAGCGCCGCCCCCAAAATGGCGAGAAATCAGCCATTTTTTTCATGCAGTTTTTCTACTTCGGCTGCTGTCAAAGCCCGGTATTCCCCTTCCTTCAGCCCGTCAAGCGTCAGAAATCCAAGCCGCACTCGTTTGAGCTGCATAACCGGATGCCCTACAGCTTCACACATGCGCCGTACCTGCCGATTGCGTCCTTCATGAATGGTCAGGCGCACTGTGCTTATCCCACGCCGGGCATCAGAAGCAAGACATTCCGCTTCTGCCGGAGCTGTCATCCCATCTTCTAGCATAATCCCTTCCCGAAGTTTGCGAAGCGCTGTATCATCGATCCGCCCTCGAACGACTGCTTCATACACTTTATCCAGTTCATATCGTGGATGCGTAATATAATTGGCGAATTCGCCATCGTTCGTAAGCAGCAATAGACCGGACGTATCATAATCAAGCCGGCCAACTGGATAAATGCGTGCCCCTACTCCTTTCATCAAGTCAAGCACCGTCCGTCGTCCCTGCGGATCGGTCACGGACGTAATGTATCCTGTCGGCTTATATAATAGAAAGTACACGTGTTGTTCGCGAGCAATCACCTGACCATCTACTTCAATCCGATCACGCTGTGGATCAGCCTTGTATCCGAGTTCACATACCACGTCCCCATTCACCCGGACGCGGCCTTCGGTAATCAATTGTTCGCATTTACGCCGAGAAGCAACTCCGGCTTGCGCCATAATCTTCTGTAATCGTTCCATCTGGTAGCATCATCCTCCTCTACCATCATACCCGCTCCTGTTCGGCTGTACAACTTTCCTGTACGATATCCGTGTGTTTTGTTGTGAAATCGAAAGTATGTGGGAGGGAGTGGGAGAAGGAAGGAGCCGTTCGTTTGGTACGCTTGCAGGGAAGCGGTAACTGTCCGCTTCGGGAGCCCGGTGACGTACCCGCAAAGAAAAGCACAAGATGTTGATTCACCGAAGTGTTGCGGGCAAAGACTCGTTCACCGTTCTCCCTCCGCTAAGTAGGCGCGTACAGGCACTCTCTTGCTCCTCCCTTTTCCCACTCCCCGCACAACGTTTCGTTTTACAAAAAACTCTCGCCGCCAGAATGGATTTTCCG includes the following:
- a CDS encoding response regulator — protein: MEQQAKVLVVDDEERIRRLLRMYLERENFVIEEAEDGETALNMALTNDYDVILLDLMLPGIDGIEVCLRLREQKATPVIMLTAKGEEANRVQGFESGADDYVVKPFSPREVVYRVKALLRRSSATAFLTTPNSSNNVLVFPELSIDHDAHRVLVSGEEVSLTPKEYELLYYLARNPDRVFSREDLLKDVWHYEFFGDLRTVDTHIKRLREKLNRISPVAANMIATVWGIGYKLEVPK
- the resB gene encoding cytochrome c biogenesis protein ResB; protein product: MIEEVKCACGHANPPGTALCESCGAPREDVEGQIADMRYEGALRRSQASSQTIAGRIWRFFSSVRNAIIMIVLTLIASAIGTIFPQEQYIPVPKPADVFYEEAYGTLGLIYYRLGLHHLYSSWWFIALLLGIGISLVVCSLDRVQPLYRALKAQRVKRDHKFLAIQKVSAEISIGERDSQEVLDALKQGLSKRRYNVREEDNALLGERGRFSRWGPYINHIGLILFLVGCLMRLIPGFYLNQFVWVREGQTEPVPETKYYVKNERFDKVYYQDNEFPEKLDINGKVVKEYKTAAVLYENENAGVAGAAPKLKEVKKAEIRVNHPLEQDGLLLYQSSEQENQLEALNMKLVDTATHASLGTVRLDLYKPQSEIRVSDHVKVQVLKYFPDFALDKNKQPITKTTSPNNPAFVINTISPKTPSGEKQWIFLGSTLTADNKPPVVTYEFAKPDLVDMTGLMVRVDKSLPVIFFGACVCMVGLVMGFYWQHRRIWLEVVDGRLLIAAHTNKNWFGIKQEIVKVLDTAGFTVSAAQLEKGEKKS
- a CDS encoding pseudouridine synthase, whose product is MERLQKIMAQAGVASRRKCEQLITEGRVRVNGDVVCELGYKADPQRDRIEVDGQVIAREQHVYFLLYKPTGYITSVTDPQGRRTVLDLMKGVGARIYPVGRLDYDTSGLLLLTNDGEFANYITHPRYELDKVYEAVVRGRIDDTALRKLREGIMLEDGMTAPAEAECLASDARRGISTVRLTIHEGRNRQVRRMCEAVGHPVMQLKRVRLGFLTLDGLKEGEYRALTAAEVEKLHEKNG
- the ccsB gene encoding c-type cytochrome biogenesis protein CcsB produces the protein MLTIAFTLYCSSTVLFFVAVTGQRFSNRDPKVHRQRFGRLGYMAAVLGFVAHTSFIGLRWYIGGHIPTSNMFEFTQFLGYAMVVAFLGIYLLYRLPLIGMFVMPVAVLLIAYASVFPSEVTPLIPALQSYWLQIHVSTAALGEGAFAIGFAAGLIYLLRTVNAEDNPSSAYWLEFVMWCMLTAVCFVALATYFRVTGYEAVFKAPADIKGQIVNVEMKYDMPAIVGPKDGTLLTEGKMKPLFAAPGFMHGDQAARKFNSVIWSLGGGTILYVLLLLVLRTRLAQPMSRWVQEIDADLVDEISYRAIAIGFPIFTLGALIFAMIWAQDAWGRFWGWDPKEVWALITWLFYSAYLHLRLSRGWQGERSAWMAVLGFIVVMFNLIFVNLVMSGLHAYA